Part of the Paenibacillus kyungheensis genome, GTATTGCCAACGATTCAATATATTTTTGATCAGCTTCAAGATTTGGATGTACCGAAGATTTATTTCCCGGGAGTCAGCTCAGGAGAATTGTTGCCGGAACTTCGTCAATTGCCTGTAGATGTGATCGGTATTGATTGGCGTGTATCACTTGCTGAAGCACGCAAACGGTTAGATTACAAATATGCGGTACAAGGTAATCTTGATCCTTATTTGCTCACCGGGCCTTCTTCACTGATCCATGAACAAGCCAAATTGATTATTGATGAAGGCTTACAAGATCCAGGGTACATTTTCAACTTGGGTCATGGTCTATTCCCGGAAGCTTCGATTGATAAGTTAAAAGAATTAACAGATTATGTCCATGAGTATTCAGCAGAAGTGCTTCGTCAGCGCATCACTTCGAAATAATGGATGTATAGGTAATCTAGAATAACGATACGATTTGAAGGAGAGAATGAATCATGAGTAAAAAAATTGGTGTTTTGGTTATGTCTTATGGTACGCCAGCAAGCTTGGATGATGTAGAAGCGTATTACACACATATCCGTCGCGGGAATCCACCTGCTCCTGAACAATTAAAAGAGTTAAAAGATCGTTATGAAGCGATTGTCGGCGGTGTGTTTCCGTTACGTGAAAATACAGATAATCAAGTTCAAGGTATGCAAGATATGCTCAATGAACATACCAAAGACAGCGAATTGGAATTTGTATGTTACCAGGGGTTAAAACATGCTTTTCCATTTATTGAAGATGGTGTGGAACAAATGGCAGCTGATGGAATTACAGAAGCAGTCGGTATAGTACTCGCTCCTCATTATTCTACAATGAGTGTAGCAAGTTATATCAAACGTGCGAAAGAAACAGCAGAAAAACATAACTTGCCGATCTCATTTATCGAAAGTTATCATTTGCATCCTAAATTGATCGAAACATTATCGAATCGTGTTAATGCTAAATTAGAGCTGTTTGAAGAAACAGGTGCGACGCGTGAGCAAGTACGTGTATTGTTTAGTGCACATAGTCTACCTGAACGTATTTTGACTATGGGTGATCCTTATCGTGATCAATTGATGGAGACTTCCAAAGCGATTGCTGAACGTGCTAATGTACCTTCATGGCAGTTCACATGGCAAAGTGCCGGACGTACTGCTGAGCCTTGGTTAGGGCCAGATGTACTAGACACGATGCAAGAGTTAGCTAAAGAACAAGTTAAATATGTATTGGTAGCTCCTATTGGATTCGTATCTGATCATCTAGAAGTATTGTATGATCTGGATATTGAAGCACAAGAATTAGCAACTGAAATTGATATGCGTCTTATGCGTATTGATTCATTAAATACTGATCCGTTATATATGGAAGTATTAGCAGACGAAGTCATTCGTAAATATAAAGAGGTGTATGCGTAATGAGTCAATCTACTCGCCGCGTAGTTGTTATTGGCGCAGGGATGACTGGACTCAGTGCCGCTTACTACATGCGCAAATTTTTGCAAGAAGCAGAAATTACTGCACAGATCACGATTGTAGATCAAGATGATCATATTGGTGGAAAAGTTAACACATTACAACGTGATGGTTTTGTAATCGAACGCGGGCCGGATTCTTTTCTTGCTCGCAAAACAGCGATGGTGGATCTAGCAACAGAACTTGGAATGGAAGATGAATTGGTTACCACGAATCCTGATGCCAAAAAAACGTATATTTTGCATGATGGTCAATTGCATCCGATGCCTTCCGGTCTGGTACTTGGTATTCCTACAGAATTAAGATCATTTATGGAAAGTGATCTATTGTCGATGGATGGCAAAATTCGTGCATTGGATGATTTTCTATTACCTGCCAAAATGGATGGCAAAGACGAATCGTTAGGTGACTTTATCGAACGTCGTCTGGGAAAAGAAGTATTGGAAAATGTAACCGAGCCATTGCTTGCAGGCATTTATGCTGGAGATACACGCAAGTTAAGTCTGCAAGCTACTTTCCCGCAATTTGGTGTCGTGGAACGTGAATATGGTAGCTTGATCAAAGGAATGAATACAGGGAGTAAGCCTGTAGAAACGCACACAGGTACAAAGAAAAGTGCATTTCTAACGTTCCGCAATGGATTACAAAGTCTGATTAATCGTCTTGGTGAATCATTATCTACAGCAGATCTACGTCTGAATACAGGTGTACAATCGATTCAGCCTCAAGCAGATGGTACGTATATTGTGTTATTAAGTGATGGACAAGAAGTTGTTGCCGATCATGTGATTGTCACTGTACAGACATTTGCCGCTTCCAAATTGTTGAAGCCGCTGGTAGATACCAAAGCGTTAGAGATGATCAATTATGTATCTGTAGCCAATGTCGTTATGGCATTTGATCGCAAAGATATTGAGACAGAATATGATGGTTCTGGCTTCCTTGTACCGCGTAAAGAAGGTCGCACGATTACAGCATGTACATGGACATCCACTAAATGGCTTCATACCAGTCCAGATGATCGTGTACTGATGCGTTTCTATGTAGGACGTTCTGGTGATGAGCAAGTTGTTGATGAAACGGATGAACAGATTACAGCGAAAGTGCTACATGATATGCGCGAATTGATGGGTATTGATGCACAGCCATTATTTACCGAGATTACACGACTTCATCATTCGATGCCTCAATATCCAGTAGGGCATATGGATAATATTGCGATGCTACGTGCTCAATTAGCAGCACAATATCCAGGCGTATTAGCACTTGGAGCAGGATACGATGGTGTAGGACTACCTGACTGTATTCGTACAGCCAAAGAAATGGCGATAAAAGAAGCAGAACGAGTGACTTCATTTTCTAATAGTCATTCGTAATAATCATATAGCTGTATAAGCAACCTTCTGTTGTGCAAAGTCTTTTGAACACATCTATCCGTCGTATATTTTATACACTTGGATGGATGTGTCATAGAGATCAAACACAACAGAAGGTTTTCTTGTATAGAGAGGTCAGCTTTTGCCGAACAACTATAACCTGTTATAATAGACAAAGTGTAAAATGCTACAAATGGTCTGTATGATTCGATATAGTCAAAAAGACATTTGGTATAGTAAACTATTTTATGCTTTAAAGGAGTTCGTTATGTACACAACAAGGTCTCAACAATCTCGTCAGCGTCAGCAAGCAAAAAAACAGCGTCAAAAACGGATCCGTTATTGGATCATGTTTAACACTGTGCTGGTTCTGTCTATTGTTGCGCTTGGCGGTTATTACTGGCTTCATATCAAGCCACAGGAAGTACAGCAAGCTTCGAGTGTTCAGACAGATAATACATTAGATCCGGCAAATAGATCAGATCAAGATGTACCTGATCCTGCTATAGAAAACAATGATTCTTCAGAGCTATCAGATCATGAAAATGACAATGAGAATGATCTTTCACTTTCTAAGACAGAAGGAGATGTAGAGCATCTAGATCAGACGTCAACTGATGATCAAGAAGCACAACCTTCTGATTTGGAGCAAAGTGCAGAAGAAACAGACTCGCAATCATCGGATACACCATCTAATGAATCTACAGCAACCGATAAAGCGCCAGAACAGACAACAACATCGGATTCATCTACTAATACGCCAGCACCTTCTGAATCATCTTCAGATTCGTCCAACAAAGCACTTCAGCCTGCTACTAACACAACACCATCCGGTCAGACGGTGACGCTTAATTTTGGCGGAGATGTGATGTTTTCAGGAAAAGTCGGTGAAAAGTTAGCGAAAGCAGGATATGATTATCCATATCAATATGTTAAAGGTTCGTTTACTTCGGATGATCTAACAGTGGTGAATCTAGAAACGCCTGTGACTGATTCAAATACAACGGCCGCTGACAAAACATATGCTTTTAAATCATCGCCTCAAGCGCTTCCACATATGGCGCAAGCAGGTATTGACGCAGTAAATTTAGCAAACAATCATATTTTGGATCAAGGCATTACAGGATTAACCGATACGATTACTCAACTGGATCAAAGTGGGATTGCTTATGTAGGAGCTGGCAAAGACAGTGCTCGTGCGTACCAACCGGTTTATTTTGATCGTAAAGGAATTAAAATTGCTCTTTTGGGATTTAGTCGAGTCATTCCAGAAACCAGTTGGAATGCTGGTAAGAATCAAGCAGGTGTAGCGACAGCTTATGATGCAACAGCTGCGCAGGCAGCTATTCGCGAAGCCAAAAGCAAAGCCGATCTTGTCGTTGTCGTCGCTCACTGGGGCATCGAACGTTCAGATACTCTTGCAGATCATCAAAGTGATCTAGCACATACATTTGTCGATGCAGGAGCTGATCTTGTTATTGGCGGTCATCCGCATGTGTTACAAGGGCTAGAGCATTACAAAGGAAAATGGATTGCTTACAGTACAGGCAATTTTATTTTTACCCGTTCATTGGTGGAGAAGACATGGGATACCGGTGTATTTCAAGCCAAATGTACAGTAAACGGTGATTGCAGTATGCAGGTGATTCCATATACCGCAGAGTTAGGTCAACCTGTACCTATGACATCAGACAAAGCACAAGCATTACTCAAACGATTACAAACACTATCCAGTAGTATTGCATTTGATACCAAAGGAAATGCTATCGCTAGTTAATCTCATGTATTCATCATATATTATTGATCACAGAGGAGAATGTACAATGACTGCTATTCAAAACGTATATTGTGTAGGTCGTAATTATCGTCTTCATGCTGAAGAATTAGGGAATGAAGTACCGACTGAACCGATGATTTTTATGAAACCTTCTCATGCAGCTGTACCTCTAGAACAGGCTGAATTGGTATTACCCAAAGACAAAGGTGAAATTCATTATGAAGCCGAGTTAGTAATTCGAATTGGATGCAATTATGAACCTGGTCTTTCAGTAGAACAAATGGTAGATGGATTAGCACTTGGAATCGATTTTACATTGCGTGATGTACAAAGTGTACTCAAGAAAAAAGGACATCCATGGACAGCAGCGAAAGGATTCAAAAACTCTGCACCATTGACTGCTTTTGTTCCTTTCCCGGATGCCGCTACATGGGCTGAACAACCTTTTGCTTTGCTCAAAAACGATCAACAAGTTCAGCTAGGATACACACGCAATATGATCTTTTCCCTTGAAACGATTATTGCTCATATCGGAGACAATTATGGACTTGCAGCCGGCGATATTATTTTTACAGGTACGCCTGAAGGTGTAGGCCCTGTAGCAACTGGCGATACATTTGAATTAATCTATGCAGGCGCTTCTGTAGGTAAGTGCCGGATCGCTGAATAATGTTAGATTGGTTGATTGGTGCAGTATGCGCCGGATTAATCGCTGCACTTGCGTATAAAAAGCAGTGGTTATCCGGTTCGGGTGCCTATGCGGCAGCTATTATGGGTACCATTTATTATGGAGCAGGGAATCTATTATGGTTTGGCTTGCTTATTTTATTTTTTATCAGTGGTAGTCTGCTGTCCAAAATGAAAGGCGAACGCAAACGTAAATTAGAACAAGATTATGCCAAAACGTCACGTCGTGATGCAGGGCAAGTATTTGCTAACGGTGGATTGGGTATGATTCTGTGCCTG contains:
- the hemH gene encoding ferrochelatase; this encodes MSKKIGVLVMSYGTPASLDDVEAYYTHIRRGNPPAPEQLKELKDRYEAIVGGVFPLRENTDNQVQGMQDMLNEHTKDSELEFVCYQGLKHAFPFIEDGVEQMAADGITEAVGIVLAPHYSTMSVASYIKRAKETAEKHNLPISFIESYHLHPKLIETLSNRVNAKLELFEETGATREQVRVLFSAHSLPERILTMGDPYRDQLMETSKAIAERANVPSWQFTWQSAGRTAEPWLGPDVLDTMQELAKEQVKYVLVAPIGFVSDHLEVLYDLDIEAQELATEIDMRLMRIDSLNTDPLYMEVLADEVIRKYKEVYA
- the hemG gene encoding protoporphyrinogen oxidase, with the protein product MSQSTRRVVVIGAGMTGLSAAYYMRKFLQEAEITAQITIVDQDDHIGGKVNTLQRDGFVIERGPDSFLARKTAMVDLATELGMEDELVTTNPDAKKTYILHDGQLHPMPSGLVLGIPTELRSFMESDLLSMDGKIRALDDFLLPAKMDGKDESLGDFIERRLGKEVLENVTEPLLAGIYAGDTRKLSLQATFPQFGVVEREYGSLIKGMNTGSKPVETHTGTKKSAFLTFRNGLQSLINRLGESLSTADLRLNTGVQSIQPQADGTYIVLLSDGQEVVADHVIVTVQTFAASKLLKPLVDTKALEMINYVSVANVVMAFDRKDIETEYDGSGFLVPRKEGRTITACTWTSTKWLHTSPDDRVLMRFYVGRSGDEQVVDETDEQITAKVLHDMRELMGIDAQPLFTEITRLHHSMPQYPVGHMDNIAMLRAQLAAQYPGVLALGAGYDGVGLPDCIRTAKEMAIKEAERVTSFSNSHS
- a CDS encoding CapA family protein, with amino-acid sequence MYTTRSQQSRQRQQAKKQRQKRIRYWIMFNTVLVLSIVALGGYYWLHIKPQEVQQASSVQTDNTLDPANRSDQDVPDPAIENNDSSELSDHENDNENDLSLSKTEGDVEHLDQTSTDDQEAQPSDLEQSAEETDSQSSDTPSNESTATDKAPEQTTTSDSSTNTPAPSESSSDSSNKALQPATNTTPSGQTVTLNFGGDVMFSGKVGEKLAKAGYDYPYQYVKGSFTSDDLTVVNLETPVTDSNTTAADKTYAFKSSPQALPHMAQAGIDAVNLANNHILDQGITGLTDTITQLDQSGIAYVGAGKDSARAYQPVYFDRKGIKIALLGFSRVIPETSWNAGKNQAGVATAYDATAAQAAIREAKSKADLVVVVAHWGIERSDTLADHQSDLAHTFVDAGADLVIGGHPHVLQGLEHYKGKWIAYSTGNFIFTRSLVEKTWDTGVFQAKCTVNGDCSMQVIPYTAELGQPVPMTSDKAQALLKRLQTLSSSIAFDTKGNAIAS
- a CDS encoding fumarylacetoacetate hydrolase family protein; this encodes MTAIQNVYCVGRNYRLHAEELGNEVPTEPMIFMKPSHAAVPLEQAELVLPKDKGEIHYEAELVIRIGCNYEPGLSVEQMVDGLALGIDFTLRDVQSVLKKKGHPWTAAKGFKNSAPLTAFVPFPDAATWAEQPFALLKNDQQVQLGYTRNMIFSLETIIAHIGDNYGLAAGDIIFTGTPEGVGPVATGDTFELIYAGASVGKCRIAE